The following proteins are co-located in the Solanum pennellii chromosome 1, SPENNV200 genome:
- the LOC107027304 gene encoding GEM-like protein 5 produces MDHQKLGTNIMSPPSVPNHYKKFHDQEKRHDFQTQQPYLVYSPVVKPNNNPIDSVSHVFNSWTNKADTMARNVWRNLKTGPSVSEAACGKLKLTAKALTEGGFEPLYKQIFATDPNEQLKKTFACYLSTITGPVAGTLYLSSTKLAFCSDRPLSFRAPSGHEAWSYYKVAIPLANIGSVNPVVMRENPSGRYIHIVTIDGHDFWFMGLINFEKAKHHVLETLSHFRGQPYGGY; encoded by the exons atgGATCATCAAAAATTAGGCACCAATATTATGAGTCCTCCATCAGTCCCAAATCactataaaaaatttcatgatcAAGAAAAGAGACATGATTTTCAAACTCAACAACCTTACCTTGTGTATTCCCCTGTTGTTAAGCCTAACAACAATCCAATTGACTCTGTTTCTCATGTCTTCAATTCTTGGACTAACAAAGCTGACACTATGGCCCGTAACGTCTGGCGTAACT TGAAAACTGGTCCATCAGTATCAGAAGCAGCATGTGGTAAACTCAAATTAACAGCCAAGGCATTGACAGAAGGTGGATTTGAACCACTTTACAAGCAGATTTTTGCAACAGATCCAAATGAACAGTTGAAGAAGACATTTGCTTGTTATCTTTCTACAATAACTGGTCCTGTTGCTGGAACTCTTTATTTGTCATCAACCAAACTGGCTTTTTGTAGTGATCGTCCCTTATCTTTTCGAGCTCCATCGGGACACGAAGCTTGGAGCTACTATAAG GTGGCAATACCATTGGCAAACATTGGAAGTGTCAATCCAGTAGTGATGAGAGAAAATCCATCAGGAAGGTACATTCACATTGTCACAATAGATGGTCATGATTTTTGGTTCATGGGATTGATTAATTTTGAGAAAGCAAAGCATCATGTCCTAGAGACTTTATCACATTTTAGAGGCCAACCTTATGGTGGATATTGA